A genome region from Fervidobacterium changbaicum includes the following:
- the groES gene encoding co-chaperone GroES — MKVKPLGERLLIKPIIEEKKTAGGIVLPDAAKEKPMKAEIVEVGKLPEDCTLKVGDKVIYNKYSGTEIKIDDEDYILIDLNDILAKIEE, encoded by the coding sequence ATGAAGGTAAAACCACTTGGTGAAAGGCTTTTGATAAAGCCCATCATCGAAGAAAAGAAGACAGCAGGTGGTATTGTACTTCCAGATGCCGCTAAGGAAAAACCGATGAAGGCTGAGATAGTTGAAGTTGGTAAACTGCCAGAAGATTGCACACTCAAAGTCGGAGACAAGGTAATATACAACAAGTACTCCGGAACAGAAATTAAGATCGACGATGAAGACTACATTTTGATCGATTTGAACGACATTCTTGCAAAAATAGAAGAATAA
- the groL gene encoding chaperonin GroEL (60 kDa chaperone family; promotes refolding of misfolded polypeptides especially under stressful conditions; forms two stacked rings of heptamers to form a barrel-shaped 14mer; ends can be capped by GroES; misfolded proteins enter the barrel where they are refolded when GroES binds), which translates to MAKLLKYSEEARRALESGVDAVANAVKITLGPKGRNVVIEKSWGSPTITNDGVSIAKEIELEDKFANLGAQLVKEVASKTNDVAGDGTTTATVLAQAMIKEGLKMVAAGANPILVKRGIDKAVAKVVEEIKKISKKLSSTEDIAHVAAISANSEEIGKLIAEAMEKVGEDGVITVEDSKTIDTYVEFTEGMQFDRGYISPYFVTDPEKMEVVYNEPFILITDRKLSNVKPLIPILEKVAQTGRPLVIIAEDVEGEVLTTLVLNKLKGTLNTVAVKAPGFGDRRKAMLQDIAILTGGIVASEEVGINLEDLTLQDLGRADVVRVKKDETIIVGGKGKPEEIKKRIAQIKAQIEQTTSEYEKETLQERMAKLAGGVAVIKVGAATETELKEKKHRIEDALSATRAAVEEGIVPGGGITLLRARKAIEPLLNELTGDEKLGAQIVYNALEAPIRQIALNAGYDGAIIVHNVLAKDEVAYGFDALKGEYCNMYERGIIDPAKVTRSALQNAASIAGMLLTTEVLVVEKPEEKKASVPEMPEY; encoded by the coding sequence ATGGCAAAGTTGTTGAAATACAGTGAAGAAGCAAGAAGGGCACTCGAATCAGGTGTTGATGCGGTTGCGAATGCAGTGAAGATCACACTTGGTCCAAAGGGTAGAAACGTCGTTATCGAAAAATCTTGGGGAAGCCCAACAATTACAAACGACGGTGTTTCCATCGCTAAGGAAATAGAACTCGAAGACAAGTTCGCAAACCTTGGTGCTCAGCTCGTTAAGGAAGTTGCAAGCAAGACAAACGACGTTGCCGGTGACGGTACAACAACTGCAACAGTTCTTGCGCAGGCAATGATTAAAGAAGGACTCAAGATGGTCGCAGCTGGCGCAAATCCAATACTTGTCAAACGCGGAATCGACAAAGCTGTAGCAAAGGTTGTTGAGGAAATTAAAAAGATTTCCAAGAAGCTCTCCAGCACGGAAGATATAGCACACGTTGCAGCTATAAGCGCCAACAGCGAAGAGATTGGAAAGCTTATTGCAGAAGCTATGGAAAAGGTTGGAGAAGATGGGGTCATCACAGTTGAGGACAGCAAAACCATCGACACATACGTTGAATTCACCGAAGGTATGCAATTTGACAGAGGTTATATCTCACCGTACTTTGTAACAGACCCAGAAAAGATGGAAGTTGTCTACAACGAACCGTTCATACTCATTACCGATAGAAAACTTTCCAACGTAAAACCACTCATCCCAATACTTGAAAAAGTTGCTCAAACAGGAAGACCACTCGTAATCATTGCAGAAGATGTCGAAGGTGAAGTACTCACAACGCTTGTGCTCAACAAGCTCAAGGGTACACTCAACACAGTTGCAGTTAAGGCTCCTGGCTTCGGTGACAGAAGGAAAGCCATGCTCCAGGATATTGCAATTCTCACAGGTGGTATCGTAGCAAGCGAAGAAGTTGGTATTAATCTTGAAGACCTCACACTCCAAGACCTCGGTAGAGCGGATGTTGTTAGAGTAAAGAAAGACGAAACAATAATCGTCGGTGGTAAAGGTAAACCAGAAGAAATCAAAAAGAGAATCGCTCAGATTAAAGCCCAGATCGAACAGACCACAAGCGAATACGAAAAAGAAACGTTGCAAGAAAGAATGGCAAAACTCGCTGGTGGAGTAGCAGTTATAAAAGTCGGTGCTGCTACAGAAACGGAACTCAAAGAAAAGAAACACAGAATTGAAGACGCTCTTAGCGCAACAAGGGCAGCTGTTGAAGAAGGTATCGTTCCCGGTGGTGGAATTACACTCTTAAGAGCAAGAAAAGCCATCGAGCCACTCTTGAACGAACTTACTGGTGATGAGAAACTCGGAGCACAGATCGTTTACAACGCACTCGAGGCGCCAATCAGACAGATTGCTCTCAACGCTGGTTACGACGGTGCAATTATAGTACACAACGTTCTTGCAAAAGACGAGGTAGCATACGGTTTCGATGCACTCAAAGGAGAATACTGCAACATGTACGAACGCGGTATAATTGACCCAGCAAAGGTTACAAGGAGTGCACTGCAAAACGCAGCCTCAATCGCTGGAATGCTCCTCACAACAGAAGTGCTCGTCGTTGAAAAGCCAGAGGAAAAGAAAGCATCCGTGCCTGAAATGCCAGAATATTAA
- a CDS encoding dihydrofolate reductase family protein → MKGKVVDTRIRLLAVTDVRGTIAINENDRTDWGSPEDKRLFKEITTRSGLVVMGRKTYEAIGKRLPGRYNVVLSTKGVFSCGEPDLVLNGNVSQIIQELRNRGFEDVCVIGGQTLFSQFLNAGLVTDLHLTIEPIILPDGLNLFSNIDKHYSLRFEKAQILNSKGTIYVHYRIGELGNKIQGLKI, encoded by the coding sequence ATGAAAGGGAAGGTGGTTGATACGAGAATCAGATTGCTGGCAGTGACAGATGTAAGGGGAACTATCGCAATTAATGAAAACGATAGAACGGATTGGGGAAGTCCGGAGGACAAAAGACTTTTCAAAGAAATAACCACCCGCTCAGGTCTTGTTGTTATGGGCAGAAAGACCTACGAAGCGATTGGTAAAAGATTGCCCGGAAGGTACAACGTTGTTCTGAGCACAAAGGGCGTGTTTTCTTGTGGAGAGCCTGATTTGGTACTAAACGGGAACGTTTCGCAGATAATTCAGGAACTTAGGAACCGAGGTTTTGAAGACGTGTGCGTTATCGGTGGTCAGACTTTGTTTTCTCAATTTCTAAACGCTGGTCTTGTAACAGACTTACACTTGACAATAGAACCGATAATCCTACCTGACGGGTTGAATCTTTTTTCAAATATTGACAAACACTACTCATTACGCTTTGAAAAAGCTCAGATTCTGAATTCTAAGGGAACTATCTACGTGCATTATCGAATTGGAGAGCTTGGAAACAAAATACAGGGTTTGAAAATCTGA
- the fusA gene encoding elongation factor G, with product MVAKDKRTVALVGHNGSGKSALMVAALNLGGMNVTKKEVDFDPIEAQRGASINSHVGTFKFEGKQITLVDTPGFSDFIGEVISAIFVSENVISVINATAGVEIQTERTWALATEMEKPIMVFINQMDKERASFENSLASLKERFEAKIVPIVYPVGAEANFKGVVDLISGKAYLYENGKPKETEIPAEVKDKVEEIKMSIMEDIVSLDDTLMEKYFAEEPITPEELWSALRKGFIERQIVPVLAGSAEKNIGVDVLLRTLNNIGASPLEAKPYKARLESGDEVDVVASETDPFVGYTFKAVVDPFVGKLSYIKVVSGVLKPGDTFVNVTRGSQEKVGHLYFAKGKETYEVEEASCGDVVVLPKLKESAVRDTLTHKDRKLAIIPPVYPEPMISKSVNPKSKSDIDKISNGLSRLADSDPTFAWEFDPETSETVISGIGGMHLDVMVERLKNIFGVDVEVGKPKIAYRETVMAKAISEHKHKKQTGGHGQYGHVKIEIEPLERGAGFEFVDKIVGGVIPRNFIPSVEKGIREAMKKGVLAAYPVVDVRVTLFDGSYHEVDSSDISFQIAAIQAFKKGMQQARPVLLEPVMYVEVFTPDENAGDVMGDISSRRGRPMGMEPAGKGMTVVKAEVPLAEMLDFQSRLSSITSGRGYFTMRFAKYDIVPPNIQEKIIAERKKYLEQQAEE from the coding sequence ATGGTTGCGAAGGATAAACGCACAGTGGCTCTTGTGGGTCACAACGGTTCTGGAAAATCCGCTTTGATGGTAGCTGCTCTTAACCTTGGTGGGATGAACGTTACAAAGAAAGAGGTTGATTTTGATCCAATAGAAGCACAAAGGGGTGCAAGTATAAACTCGCATGTTGGCACGTTTAAGTTCGAAGGTAAACAGATCACGCTTGTTGACACGCCAGGTTTCAGCGATTTTATTGGTGAAGTTATCAGTGCGATCTTCGTTTCCGAGAATGTTATCAGCGTTATAAATGCAACGGCAGGTGTGGAAATCCAGACGGAAAGAACATGGGCTCTTGCAACGGAAATGGAAAAACCCATAATGGTCTTCATCAACCAGATGGACAAGGAAAGAGCAAGCTTTGAGAATTCACTCGCATCACTCAAGGAACGGTTCGAAGCGAAGATTGTACCCATAGTCTACCCAGTTGGTGCAGAAGCGAACTTCAAAGGAGTTGTCGATCTTATCTCTGGAAAAGCATACCTCTATGAAAATGGCAAACCAAAGGAGACAGAAATTCCAGCAGAAGTAAAGGATAAAGTTGAAGAAATTAAGATGTCGATAATGGAAGATATCGTTTCACTCGATGATACTTTGATGGAAAAATACTTTGCAGAAGAACCAATTACCCCTGAAGAACTTTGGTCGGCTCTTAGAAAGGGATTCATCGAAAGACAAATCGTCCCAGTTTTGGCAGGTTCTGCAGAAAAGAACATAGGTGTTGACGTATTACTTAGAACACTGAACAACATCGGTGCTTCTCCACTTGAAGCTAAACCGTACAAGGCAAGACTCGAAAGTGGCGACGAAGTGGATGTTGTAGCTTCCGAGACAGATCCGTTCGTTGGTTACACGTTCAAAGCGGTTGTTGACCCGTTCGTTGGAAAATTGAGCTACATAAAGGTTGTCTCCGGTGTTCTTAAACCAGGTGATACATTTGTTAATGTAACAAGAGGTTCCCAAGAAAAGGTCGGACACCTGTACTTTGCAAAAGGTAAGGAAACCTACGAAGTTGAGGAGGCATCCTGTGGTGATGTTGTTGTCCTTCCAAAACTCAAAGAGAGTGCCGTTAGGGACACACTAACGCACAAAGATAGGAAACTTGCGATAATTCCTCCAGTTTACCCGGAACCGATGATCTCCAAGAGCGTCAACCCAAAATCAAAGTCAGACATCGACAAGATCAGCAACGGTCTGAGCAGATTGGCGGATTCCGATCCAACATTCGCTTGGGAATTCGATCCCGAAACTTCGGAAACCGTTATCTCAGGTATTGGTGGTATGCACCTTGATGTCATGGTTGAAAGACTCAAGAACATCTTTGGCGTAGATGTAGAGGTTGGAAAACCGAAGATTGCTTACAGGGAAACTGTAATGGCAAAGGCGATTTCTGAGCACAAACACAAGAAACAAACAGGTGGACACGGTCAGTATGGACACGTTAAGATAGAGATCGAGCCACTTGAAAGAGGCGCGGGCTTTGAATTTGTTGACAAGATCGTGGGTGGAGTCATTCCAAGAAACTTCATCCCGTCGGTTGAAAAAGGAATTCGTGAAGCAATGAAGAAAGGTGTGCTTGCGGCGTATCCGGTTGTCGATGTCAGAGTAACACTATTCGACGGTTCGTACCACGAAGTCGACTCATCGGATATCTCGTTCCAAATCGCAGCAATTCAAGCATTCAAAAAAGGTATGCAGCAGGCAAGGCCAGTTTTGCTTGAACCAGTAATGTACGTAGAAGTCTTCACACCAGATGAAAACGCTGGAGATGTGATGGGAGATATAAGCTCAAGAAGGGGAAGACCGATGGGAATGGAGCCTGCAGGAAAAGGTATGACTGTTGTCAAAGCAGAAGTCCCACTTGCCGAAATGCTTGACTTCCAGAGCAGACTCTCATCGATCACGAGTGGTAGAGGTTATTTCACGATGAGGTTTGCGAAATACGATATCGTTCCACCAAACATCCAAGAAAAGATAATAGCAGAACGCAAGAAGTACCTCGAACAGCAAGCGGAAGAATAA
- a CDS encoding coiled-coil domain-containing protein — MKSRKWLFILLGILIGVLIVAVIFFYGYSSYLISQIYGKEASTFQAWRNYFGLLFSKVPIVKNFVQYEPINVFTAKEYFESAYEQYASQLDAKLKELEEKETLLAKKESEVNKLLEALKTVENNWKEQRLKEQLNKVEDTTTLKRLQDLVDTFLNSDPPQLRRLMNAENMSVETLALILSKLPADTRAELLQELTAVNPVKAAQVVEKIGGVDQIISDIENKIQDLEAKINELVSYEAQIITVDGFRKGLSAYLSEMPYEEIWNMVEKISKKPDLVFYILSNVDDQTRIRLLKDIKDKNEELFIEVLNLGARF, encoded by the coding sequence ATGAAATCAAGAAAATGGCTTTTCATATTGTTGGGCATCCTTATTGGAGTGCTAATTGTTGCAGTGATTTTTTTCTATGGCTATTCTTCATATCTTATAAGTCAAATTTACGGAAAAGAGGCCTCTACGTTCCAAGCGTGGAGAAACTATTTTGGCCTTTTATTTTCCAAAGTTCCGATTGTGAAAAACTTCGTTCAGTACGAGCCAATAAACGTTTTCACCGCAAAAGAGTACTTTGAAAGCGCTTATGAGCAATACGCTTCACAACTCGATGCGAAATTAAAAGAACTGGAGGAAAAAGAAACACTCTTAGCCAAGAAAGAATCCGAAGTTAACAAACTCTTAGAAGCGCTGAAAACGGTGGAGAATAACTGGAAAGAGCAGAGATTAAAAGAACAACTGAACAAAGTTGAAGATACAACAACACTGAAGCGCTTGCAGGACCTTGTAGATACATTTCTCAACTCAGATCCACCACAGCTCAGAAGGCTAATGAATGCAGAAAACATGTCGGTTGAAACACTTGCACTGATACTTTCAAAGCTACCTGCAGATACAAGGGCGGAATTACTCCAAGAACTCACCGCAGTTAATCCAGTAAAGGCAGCTCAAGTCGTTGAGAAGATAGGCGGTGTGGATCAGATAATTAGTGATATAGAGAACAAAATCCAAGACCTTGAGGCGAAGATAAACGAGTTAGTTTCATACGAAGCGCAGATAATAACAGTGGATGGTTTTAGGAAAGGGCTTTCAGCATACTTATCAGAAATGCCGTACGAAGAAATCTGGAACATGGTTGAAAAGATAAGCAAAAAGCCAGACTTGGTGTTCTACATCCTTTCAAACGTCGATGACCAAACACGAATCAGGTTGTTGAAAGACATAAAAGACAAGAACGAAGAGCTCTTCATCGAAGTTTTGAACTTGGGGGCGAGATTTTGA
- a CDS encoding flagellar hook-length control protein FliK: protein MIDLINLTKILGSPEKVQSVLSEISKSSGNGESFEKILQKVVDELSKTDTSESPQNENSAVAKKIALSQQIVKNENQVGSLGEENKMNKKEILQTTVTGQSERLIKETTAGDSKTHEVKSDNGEELFSQASNELSEGKDINNDKHISVIGKLQELSKKDSNIISNSLQTSASENGKSETGTAYLKEEKIIEATKEEDSVSQLKKKFLTEFTSEAPKDDKHGIVVADTGVKGQNMYTKYETAEKLSIKVNTVHTEQQAQVSVKEVTLNMNDAGKENSGPISSNSSKDNKQTKVVMNASEKVQPKYVKENRTVSDNAGIFNYEAPTKTKRDDLQNVQIFPQQLSETKTSNSKTAQSLGNKIAEPQSNQIARIFSQKAEVEIVQDIGHEASKTRYVVEPNSQMAKSKTTDKKTDVIQENLQKEELQNNVYRPSDKGIQNLAQNAFEAKRIVESNSAIAQSKASDTKTNAINEKREKLEASTKENKSIGRVSSFISIENIAYLEERAQLLQSSVNEFSKSLQRQNSTNGVVSNVNVEKTNVLHEINVRNARTSENVAVVNGLSTSHTNVQNKSNMEKIDKVISQEKIQTSQRVVPFVANSNANESKQNDAERKSDGNILPILGSIRLIASEKLNQIVNFQSKDEDIGKDNAIDSKASKISNQQISLAAELVKSAAMENPKVVSNQPNVQVKESIKDKNNVQLAEKSNIPDITQPEISSDVVKPAQNDIFQNTNSQQEKYDAKAFRNEAGEVSKNKLEIKSFEVEYRVKDEPKKGEIQEKPNISNKFLERLAEMTYKASETKFEQTYQASSRFELAERLQYARNLEEIYQKIREFGFSGKLEENVRMKLYPEQLGNIDVELKKEGRSITIVFVAENEKSKELLEKNIGVLRERLTTLDFDVKNLEVRMKEENNYYEESRHQHNQQQREHNQEGNRKRAFNEEVMEDDDERERDV, encoded by the coding sequence TTGATTGATCTAATCAACCTTACAAAAATTCTCGGTAGTCCTGAGAAAGTTCAAAGCGTGCTTTCCGAAATAAGTAAAAGTTCTGGAAATGGAGAATCTTTTGAAAAGATTCTCCAAAAAGTCGTTGATGAACTATCTAAAACAGACACTAGCGAAAGTCCCCAGAACGAGAATAGCGCTGTAGCGAAAAAGATCGCACTTTCACAACAAATAGTGAAAAACGAGAATCAAGTAGGTTCATTGGGCGAAGAAAACAAAATGAACAAGAAAGAAATCTTGCAAACAACCGTCACTGGCCAAAGCGAAAGATTAATAAAGGAGACTACCGCTGGGGATAGCAAGACCCACGAGGTAAAGAGTGACAATGGTGAAGAACTGTTCTCTCAAGCTTCAAATGAGCTAAGTGAAGGCAAAGATATCAATAATGACAAACACATATCAGTAATAGGCAAACTCCAAGAACTATCGAAAAAGGATTCGAACATTATCTCGAATTCCTTACAAACATCCGCTTCTGAAAACGGAAAAAGCGAAACTGGCACGGCATATTTGAAAGAAGAAAAAATCATCGAAGCAACCAAAGAAGAAGATAGCGTTTCGCAGCTCAAAAAAAAGTTTTTGACCGAGTTCACATCCGAAGCTCCAAAAGATGATAAACATGGGATTGTGGTTGCGGATACTGGTGTTAAAGGTCAGAACATGTACACAAAATACGAAACAGCAGAGAAACTTTCTATTAAAGTAAATACTGTTCACACTGAACAGCAAGCACAAGTCAGCGTCAAAGAAGTGACTTTGAACATGAATGATGCTGGAAAGGAAAATTCAGGACCAATTTCATCAAATAGTTCGAAGGATAATAAGCAAACAAAAGTTGTTATGAACGCTTCCGAAAAGGTCCAGCCTAAATACGTAAAAGAAAATAGAACCGTTAGCGATAACGCAGGTATTTTTAACTACGAAGCACCAACCAAAACCAAGCGCGATGATTTGCAGAATGTTCAAATATTCCCACAACAACTGAGCGAAACAAAGACAAGTAATTCCAAGACAGCGCAAAGCTTAGGAAACAAAATAGCCGAACCTCAGAGCAACCAAATTGCCAGAATTTTCAGTCAAAAAGCCGAGGTTGAAATTGTTCAGGACATCGGTCACGAAGCTTCTAAAACAAGATACGTAGTGGAACCAAACTCACAGATGGCTAAATCAAAGACAACCGATAAGAAGACCGATGTGATTCAGGAAAATCTGCAAAAGGAAGAACTTCAAAACAACGTATATAGACCTTCCGATAAAGGCATCCAAAATCTGGCTCAAAACGCTTTCGAAGCAAAGCGCATTGTTGAATCAAACTCTGCTATTGCCCAGTCGAAAGCGAGCGATACGAAAACAAATGCGATTAATGAAAAGAGGGAAAAACTGGAAGCATCAACTAAGGAGAACAAATCAATCGGTCGTGTTAGCAGTTTTATCAGTATTGAAAACATCGCTTATTTAGAAGAGAGAGCCCAGTTACTTCAATCTTCAGTCAATGAGTTTTCTAAATCTTTGCAAAGACAAAATTCGACCAATGGTGTTGTGTCTAATGTAAATGTCGAAAAAACGAACGTGCTTCATGAAATCAATGTTAGAAATGCAAGAACTTCGGAAAATGTGGCAGTAGTAAACGGTTTATCGACATCCCATACAAACGTACAGAATAAATCCAACATGGAAAAGATAGATAAAGTTATCTCGCAAGAGAAAATCCAGACTAGTCAGCGGGTTGTTCCTTTTGTTGCGAACAGTAACGCTAATGAGTCTAAGCAAAATGATGCAGAAAGGAAGAGCGATGGAAACATCTTACCGATACTTGGTTCAATAAGATTGATTGCTTCGGAAAAATTAAATCAGATTGTGAATTTCCAAAGTAAGGATGAAGATATTGGAAAAGATAATGCAATAGATTCTAAAGCTTCAAAAATCTCCAACCAACAGATATCACTAGCAGCTGAGTTAGTCAAAAGCGCAGCTATGGAAAATCCAAAGGTTGTGTCTAATCAACCAAATGTTCAAGTGAAGGAAAGCATTAAAGATAAAAACAACGTACAATTAGCTGAAAAATCAAACATTCCAGACATAACACAACCCGAAATTTCAAGCGATGTTGTGAAACCGGCTCAGAACGACATTTTTCAAAATACGAACTCTCAGCAAGAAAAATACGATGCAAAGGCATTTAGGAATGAGGCTGGTGAGGTGTCGAAGAATAAATTAGAGATAAAGTCCTTTGAAGTTGAGTACAGAGTTAAAGATGAACCTAAGAAAGGAGAAATTCAAGAAAAACCTAACATCTCAAACAAGTTCTTAGAACGGCTTGCTGAAATGACGTACAAAGCATCGGAAACAAAATTCGAGCAAACATACCAAGCAAGTAGCAGATTTGAACTTGCAGAACGTTTACAATATGCTCGTAACCTTGAAGAGATTTATCAAAAGATAAGAGAATTTGGATTTTCAGGCAAATTGGAAGAGAACGTAAGGATGAAGTTGTATCCAGAACAACTCGGGAACATCGACGTTGAGTTGAAAAAAGAGGGCAGGTCCATTACTATCGTTTTTGTGGCGGAGAATGAAAAAAGTAAGGAGCTTTTGGAAAAAAACATCGGTGTTTTGCGAGAAAGATTGACAACTCTGGATTTTGATGTGAAGAACTTGGAAGTGCGCATGAAAGAAGAGAACAACTACTATGAAGAAAGTAGACATCAGCACAATCAACAACAAAGAGAACATAATCAAGAAGGAAATAGAAAAAGAGCGTTTAATGAAGAGGTGATGGAAGATGATGATGAACGTGAACGCGACGTCTAA
- a CDS encoding flagellar hook assembly protein FlgD: MMMNVNATSNLFSQVSERTTKKDMDKEAFLRLLITQLKNQDPLEPMKDRDFIAQMSQLSSLEQIMNMSKSVQQFVETAAQLYRTQAVSMIGKTAVVKTNTIQVSNGVPETKVFKLDEPANIIIRIFDGNGKLVKEQKLGNVDAGMQLFAWDGKDENGTKVRDGKYTFKVLKVTGNGDYEEIPSVESGVVSGVQFDGSKINIVVNSKVYEISEISEIYA; this comes from the coding sequence ATGATGATGAACGTGAACGCGACGTCTAATCTCTTCTCCCAGGTGAGTGAAAGAACAACGAAGAAAGATATGGATAAAGAAGCGTTCCTGAGACTATTGATCACGCAGCTCAAAAATCAAGATCCACTTGAGCCAATGAAAGACAGGGACTTCATTGCGCAGATGTCTCAGCTTTCATCCCTCGAGCAGATAATGAACATGAGCAAGTCTGTGCAGCAATTTGTTGAGACGGCAGCTCAACTTTACCGAACACAAGCAGTTTCCATGATAGGAAAGACCGCGGTGGTTAAGACCAACACGATACAGGTCTCGAACGGGGTTCCAGAGACGAAAGTTTTCAAGCTTGACGAACCAGCGAACATTATCATCAGGATATTTGATGGAAATGGAAAACTCGTGAAAGAGCAAAAGCTTGGCAACGTTGATGCTGGAATGCAGCTATTTGCCTGGGATGGAAAAGATGAGAACGGTACAAAAGTGAGGGATGGGAAATACACATTCAAGGTACTTAAAGTAACAGGAAACGGAGACTACGAAGAGATACCAAGTGTGGAAAGCGGTGTTGTTTCCGGTGTTCAATTTGACGGAAGCAAAATCAACATAGTTGTTAATAGCAAGGTATACGAGATTTCAGAAATATCAGAAATCTATGCGTAG